The Candidatus Margulisiibacteriota bacterium nucleotide sequence AACATTTTACTTGAAACTTATAAGAATTTTCAAGTTGACTTTAACCCCTTATTCTCTTTATAATATCACAGTTCTAGGAATATGTTTTAGATATACAAGGAGATGAAATGAAAGAAGGAATACACCCAACAGTTTACAAAGTAGATGCTGAATGCGTTTGCGGTGCTAAATACAAGACTTTTTCTACAAGTGACAAGGTTAGAGTAGACATTTGTGCTGCTTGCCACCCATTCTTTACTGGTCAAGAAAAGATAATTGATACAGAAGGTAGAGTAGAGAGATTCAAACGTCGTTATAATATGAAATAAACCTTTATGAAGGTAGTCATATTGATTCATGCATGTAGAACTAGCTATAGTAAATTTGCTTCCAATAAAATGGAGGATACTTTGTTACATTCACAAGATTGTGTAATTTCTGGCGTTAGCAATAATGCTATAAAAGAAAGAGGTTTATAATGGGTGCAGT carries:
- the rpmE gene encoding 50S ribosomal protein L31: MKEGIHPTVYKVDAECVCGAKYKTFSTSDKVRVDICAACHPFFTGQEKIIDTEGRVERFKRRYNMK